In Gloeocapsa sp. PCC 73106, the following proteins share a genomic window:
- a CDS encoding type II toxin-antitoxin system VapC family toxin, whose protein sequence is MRFLIDTHTFLWFVNDSSQLSDTARFILESEVDLWISSASLWEIAIKVSVKKLTLPQPFDLFITNQLELNEIETLYPSILHLNSLSELTFHHRDPFDRLIIAQAIVENVPIISTDSWFDTYAIQRIW, encoded by the coding sequence ATGAGGTTTTTAATTGACACCCATACTTTTCTTTGGTTTGTTAATGATAGTAGTCAACTGAGTGATACTGCTCGTTTTATCTTAGAATCAGAAGTAGATTTATGGATTAGTTCAGCTAGTCTATGGGAGATCGCTATTAAAGTGAGTGTTAAAAAGTTGACTTTACCCCAACCTTTTGATTTATTTATTACTAATCAATTGGAATTGAATGAAATTGAAACTCTTTACCCTAGTATTCTACACCTAAATTCTCTTTCAGAACTTACTTTTCATCACCGCGATCCTTTTGATAGACTGATAATCGCTCAAGCTATAGTAGAAAATGTACCTATTATCAGTACCGATTCTTGGTTCGATACTTATGCAATACAACGTATTTGGTGA
- a CDS encoding DUF2281 domain-containing protein, protein MIVLTATSKNGNLILNEPLPANLEGKSLQIFISEKNLTTSKRRHSGSAKDQIWIAPDFDEPLEDFKSYLL, encoded by the coding sequence ATGATTGTATTAACTGCAACCTCAAAAAATGGTAACCTAATTTTAAATGAGCCGTTGCCTGCTAATTTAGAAGGTAAAAGTTTACAAATCTTTATTTCCGAAAAAAATCTGACAACTTCGAAGCGCAGACATAGTGGAAGCGCTAAAGATCAAATTTGGATCGCTCCTGATTTTGATGAACCTTTGGAAGATTTTAAATCTTATCTTTTATGA